From a single Stomoxys calcitrans chromosome 4, idStoCalc2.1, whole genome shotgun sequence genomic region:
- the LOC106082679 gene encoding uncharacterized protein LOC106082679 — protein MYKVSNEPKVERKFCRACLTEIRSLTQATNFMQPPQPPVSLRDNVKAKSYLECYYFCLKSNCNRFSITYLPDHSYICHPCKNHMLNTVEFITKSQKNEEILKAMYDEDEDDGIARTTSSRNELSGTIKIISPADLMERYEEVDLQDTQITEIETTECEEIPIEVCSLDQNIVIHKNNNAKVVVLEQVRPAIQVIVPQQNIYNKQDVTTPRENQRVTNTMAPGQTPRYRFNCVICKESFQFQRQLYEHYDDKHDQKLFSFNCDVCNRLYITQKALTFHQHSIHNGIEYVDCDLCGQLIFPEVYDDHRERHKAEYTSHRGGCG, from the exons ATGTACAAAGTGTCCAATGAACCCAAggtggaaagaaaattttgtcgcgCTTGTCTTACAGAGATACGAAGTCTTACACAGGCAACAAATTTTATGCAACCGCCGCAGCCACCAGTCAGTCTCCGCGATAATGTCAAAGCTAAATCTTATTTGGAATGCTATTACTTTTGCTTAAAATCCAACTGTAATCGCTTCAGCATTACCTACTTACCGGATCATTCGTACATATGTCATCCATGCAAGAACCACATGCTAAACACAGTGGAGTTTATAACAAAATCTCAGAAAAACGAGGAAATCCTAAAGGCAATGTACGACGAAGATGAGGACGACGGAATCGCAAGGACCACATCGAGTAGAAACGAGTTGTCCGGTActattaaaattatttcacCG GCCGATTTAATGGAACGTTATGAAGAAGTTGATCTACAAGATACGCAAATAACTGAAATTGAGACTACCGAATGTGAAGAGATTCCGATAGAAGTCTGTTCTTTAGACCAAAATATTGTTATACACAAAAATAATAATGCTAAAGTGGTGGTGTTAGAGCAAGTAAGACCAGCCATTCAAGTCATAGTTCCACAACAAAATATCTATAACAAACAAGATGTCACTACGCCGAGAGAAAATCAAAGGGTTACAAATACTATGGCCCCTGGACAAACACCCAGATATCGTTTTAATTGCGTTATATGCAAAGAATCTTTTCAGTTTCAGCGGCAACTATATGAACATTATGACGATAAACATG atcaaaagttattttCGTTtaattgtgatgtttgcaacAGACTTTATATTACTCAAAAAGCATTAACCTTTCATCAACATAGTATTCATAACGGCATCGAATATGTGGATTGTGATTTATGTGGACAATTAATATTCCCTGAAGTATATGATGATCATAGAGAACGTCATAAAGCCGAATACACCAGCCACAGGGGTG
- the LOC106082667 gene encoding zinc finger imprinted 3, giving the protein MSEKKCRLCLKTIDDQTTFTDLTEVPNPMVYLQNGITASSYLQCYHFCLQFDITNSIINLPDYPYICGMCKSKMLETVNFIVRSQRNEGYLMSLYDIGKDESSISEDIAEDLLEDLGVIHSDEEQSAIETQDYIIEEEEIEDEQEIVENEFPQANIYELQNTLVGENIGIECKTVDGDKEGRNDDNISLENTISENTQENDTSQWERSNELEETTNFFNDLSQEEPPKRRATDNDNRKWKAVPKEIFNLDFKCLLCRKSFKLQRKLYEHYDSEHDQISLAFPCDVCSRRHISQKALTFHKHNIHNSIKHEDCNLCGQAILPAFFKSHKNRHKNAVLYACCKCDRRFDRLCTVKQHHRAVHEKDKVRRYECQDCERHFFSEEKLEKHRIVHEQIGAVSEIDFLCHICSKTFVRKIDLQLHLKVHNGNIIKCPHCVKEFVRPKDMEYHMRYHTKDHPFKCNICSRGFAVRWSYDAHMKQHEGVRYKCEICDKEYIHLSALRVHTYEHRGFPFSCKMCSKGFSIRKKARLHLKSKHLKSYEEQHYTDAMLDEYIVRNRIPHLYVKGECVDDDSDLKEDN; this is encoded by the exons ATGTCGGAAAAGAAATGTCGACTCTGTCTCAAAACAATTGATGATCAAACTACATTTACAGATCTTACGGAAGTGCCCAATCCAATGGTTTACCTGCAAAATGGCATAACAGCCTCTTCGTATTTGCAATGCTATCACTTTTGCCTGCAATTTGATATAACAAATTCAATCATAAATTTACCCGATTATCCCTATATATGTGGCATGTGTAAAAGTAAAATGTTAGAAACAGTCAATTTTATAGTGcgatctcaaagaaatgaaggaTATCTAATGTCGTTGTACGACATAGGTAAAGATGAAAGTAGCATCTCGGAAGATATTGCCGAGGATTTGCTAGAAGATTTGGGTGTCATACATTCGGATGAGGAGCAATCTGCG ATTGAGACGCAGGACTATattatcgaagaagaagaaatagaGGACGAACAagaaattgtggaaaatgagttTCCTCAAGCCAACATATACGAATTACAGAATACTTTAGTTGGAGAAAATATTGGGATTGAGTGTAAGACCGTTGATGGCGATAAAGAAGGACGAAATGATGATAATATATCTTTGGAAAATACGATTTCTGAAAATACCCAAGAAAATGACACCAGTCAATGGGAGCGCAGCAATGAGTTAGAGGAAACTACTAACTTTTTCAATGACTTAAGTCAAGAGGAGCCCCCAAAAAGGCGGGCTACTGACAATGACAATCGAAAATGGAAGGCTGTGCCAAAGGAAATATTCAATCTTGACTTCAAATGTCTACTTTGTAGAAAAAGTTTTAAACTCCAAAGGAAATTGTATGAACATTATGATAGCGAGCATG ATCAAATTTCTCTTGCATTCCCCTGTGATGTGTGCAGCAGGCGACATATATCCCAGAAAGCCTTAACTTTTCACAAGCACAATATCCATAACAGTATTAAACATGAGGATTGCAACTTGTGTGGCCAAGCGATTCTACCCGCTTTTTTCAAGTCACACAAAAATCGCCATAAAAATGCTGTCTTATATGCCTGTTGCAAATGCG ATCGCAGATTTGACCGACTATGCACGGTGAAGCAGCATCACAGAGCGGTACATGAAAAAGATAAAGTGCGACGTTACGAATGTCAAGATTGCGAACGTCACTTTTTTTCCGAAGAAAAACTGGAAAAACATAGAATTGTACATGAACAAATTGGAGCAGTCAGCGAGATAGATTTTCTTTGCCACATCTGCTCAAAGACATTTGTTAGAAAGATTGATTTGCAGCTACACCTGAAAGTTCACAACGGTAACATCATAAAATGTCCACATTGTGTAAAAGAATTTGTTCGCCCCAAAGACATGGAGTATCATATGCGCTATCATACCAAAGACCATCCGTTTAAATGCAATATCTGTTCAAGGGGTTTTGCTGTCAGATGGAGTTATGATGCTCATATGAAACAACACGAGGGCGTACGCTATAAATGTGAAATATGTGACAAAGAATATATCCACTTATCGGCATTACGGGTGCATACCTATGAACATCGTGGATTTCCGTTTAGTTGTAAAATGTGCAGCAAAGGATTTAGCATTCGTAAAAA gGCAAGACTTCATTTAAAAAGCAAACATCTTAAGTCATATGAGGAGCAACATTACACAGATGCCATGCTGGACGAATATATAGTTCGCAACAGAATTCCACATTTATATGTTAAGGGAGAATGTGTAGATGACGATTCCGATCTGAAGGAGGATAATTAA
- the LOC106082686 gene encoding zinc finger C4H2 domain-containing protein, translating to MATTASDLPSSNERHYYAKLEAIKDIRDKTVSLEKLKVRIIKEVKLSDDEEKCLEEYRKELEHLLEEKMSHVEELRQIHADINDMENIIKQTKDNQTRSVDMANRHYEEYLALKYQIDHMRRDYLGLSPLRELHEEEGSPISKDRFQTNFLKVAAQSAAAAAAAQSSLARPHPRHPLMPEATVTALPPTAPNSAGTGAAPPTGGHAFMPPAPPGAGANPAAGVRLGKGDFSAPPPPPPPTNRLQQTPSIGLGHHPTFRSDFNVNLRQQPPPMKSCLSCHQQIHRNAPICPLCKAKSRSRNPKKPKKKNN from the coding sequence ATGGCCACCACTGCTTCAGATTTACCAAGCAGCAATGAACGTCATTATTATGCAAAACTCGAGGCCATCAAGGATATACGCGATAAGACCGTCTCGTTGGAAAAGTTGAAAGTTCGTATTATAAAAGAGGTGAAGTTAAGTGATGATGAGGAAAAATGTTTAGAGGAATATCGCAAAGAGCTGGAGCATTTGTTGGAAGAGAAAATGTCTCACGTGGAAGAGTTGAGGCAAATCCATGCAGACATAAATGATATGGAGAACATCAttaagcagaccaaggataatCAAACGCGATCAGTTGACATGGCCAACCGGCATTACGAAGAATACTTGGCTCTAAAATACCAAATTGACCACATGCGGCGCGATTATTTGGGCTTGAGTCCCTTGCGAGAATTGCATGAGGAAGAAGGCAGTCCTATTTCAAAGGACAGATTTCAAACAAACTTTTTGAAAGTGGCCGCACAGAGTGCAGCCGCTGCAGCAGCAGCTCAATCATCTTTGGCTAGGCCACACCCCAGACATCCACTAATGCCAGAGGCCACTGTAACAGCACTACCACCCACAGCGCCAAATAGTGCAGGTACTGGGGCGGCGCCACCGACTGGAGGTCATGCTTTCATGCCGCCTGCACCACCGGGAGCTGGTGCAAATCCCGCTGCAGGTGTACGCTTAGGCAAGGGAGACTTTTCAGCAccgccgccgccaccaccaccaacaaatCGTTTGCAACAAACCCCTTCCATAGGCCTTGGTCACCATCCCACTTTCcgttcagattttaatgttaatcTGCGACAACAGCCGCCTCCTATGAAGTCCTGCTTGTCTTGTCACCAACAAATACATCGCAACGCTCCCATCTGCCCATTGTGCAAAGCAAAATCCAGATCCCGCAACCCAAAAAAGCCCAAAAAGAAGAATAACTAA